In Isosphaera pallida ATCC 43644, the sequence GGGCTTTGATCAGTTCGGGCTGGGCGGGCGGATCGCCGGCGCGGAGACGCCGGACGCAGCCCATTGTGTAATTGGAGATGGCCGCCAGGGGTTGGTTGAGTTCGTGAGCCATAGCGGTGGCCATTTCGCCCATGGTGCTGAGTCGTCCGAGGTGGGCCAGTTCCTCTAGGTGAAGCCGAGCGGCCTGCTCGCCCCGCTTGCGTTGGGTGAGATCAACCGCCAATCCGGTCAACGACTCGACCTTGCCGGAGGGACCCACCACTGGGAAGACCCGTTCCCAGATCCAGCGAATCGATTCGGAGGGGGTTTGGATGCGATACTCCAGGTCGGTGGGGAGACCTCGCAGCTGAGCGGCCCGCGCTTCACGCCAGGCGGGTTGATCCTCGGGATGGACCCAGGCGAGAAAGGCCGACTCTACCGTGTCGCCCGGCTCCGGCCGGCGTTCCCAAACCCGTTGATAGGCGGGACTGAGGTAGAGGGGCAGACCGCGCGGGGCGGTGGCGGTGGGGGAATCGACCAAGGCGGCAGGGGACTCCTCCCAAACCTGACCCAGCGGGGACGTCGTTCCTTTGGAAGGGCGTTCCATCCAAAGGACCTCCTCCACATTCTCAGCTAACTGGCGGAACAGATGTTCCGAATCACGTAGCGCTTGCTCGGTGCGGAGCCGTTCGGCGATTTCCCGGGTGAGTTGGTCGTTGGCTTGGCGTAGTTCGCGGGTGCGTTCCTCGACCCGGCGTTCCAGTTGGGCGCGGGCTTCGTGAAGCTGTTCGTTGAGCAGACGTTGATGGGTCATATCGCGGCCAACCGCTTGGTATTCCAACACGCGGCCGTGTTCGTCGCACAGGGCGCGGTTGGTCCATTGGATCCAGCGAATTGAGCCGTCGCGTAGGATGAGGGCCTGTTCGTAGGGGTGGTCGGTACGCAGAGGCTCGGGCACGCCCGAGTCGCTCACCACCATGCCTGGGACGCTGGTTTCGAGGTCTCCAATAGGCGGAAGGAAGCTGGTGCCGATGAGATCGTCCCGGTTCATTCCCAGCAGTTGGCAATAAGCTTGGTTGATGTAGGTGATGGTGCCGTCGGGTTGGTAACGACACACCAATTCGGATTGCTCCTCGACGATGGTTCGATAACGTTTTTCACTCTCTTCCAGACGTTCCTGAGCGCGTTTGCGTTCGGTCACATCCTGGGCGGCTCCTAGGACGACGCGGGGTCGGCCGTCGGGGTGGCGTTCGGCCAGGGTTTCGCGGCAGGACAACCAGCGGGGCAGGCCGTCGGGGCCGGGAATTTCTACCTCGCGTTCCAGGAAGCCGTCGGGGGGAAGTTCGGTCAGGGCGCGGACATATTCGGCGACCTCCGGGACCAAGCGGGGCGGACCACCGTCCGAGGCTTGGGACTGGGGATCGAGCGGGAAGAGGGTGTCGAACAGCGGACGCGACGCGGCCCGCGCGGCGACCTCGTCGGCTGGCAGACCCAGCAGACGGGCAGTCTGACGGTTGGCGTAGCGGACCACCCGTTGCTCCAGGTCGTAAAGGTACAAAAGGCTGGGGGAGGTGTCAGCGACCCGTTGGATGAATCGTTCGCGTTGGCGGTGGTGAGCCTCCTCGCGCTTGATCGAGGTCAGATCCATCAGCGTCAAGGCCAGTCTCTCGGCGTCCAGGCGGGTCGCGGCGATCCGCTGCCAGGCGGCTCCCGGGCAGTCATCACCGAAGTGGTGGTCGAAGCATTGCGGCACGCCGGTCTCGACCACGCCGACGTACAAGTCGAACAGGCCGTCGCGCTGATGGTCCGGTCTGAGTTCCAACAAACAGCCACCCTGAAGACGCTCCAGGGGCAGCCCCAGAATCGCTTCGGCAGCCCGGTTGACCAGGATGATGCGGAAATCAACAATCGCTTTCGAGCCATCTCGGATCGCCTTGAGCGCCACCACTCCGTTGAGCGAGGTGTTGAGCAGACCGACCAGGAGCGCTTCGCTTTGCCGCAGTTGGACCTCGGCCCGGAGACGTTCGGTTTCGTCCCGTGCGATCCAGAGCAGCCCGCCTTGATGAGGAGGGCGTGTCACCGCGGAGCTAGAGTCCGAGCCGGCCGGCTCAGACTCCAGTACAACTCGACATGTGTAGATTCGTTGGGAGTGATAAGACCCCCCTGCGGGAACTGTCGGGCCGGAGGTGGAGGTCAACGAGGACATTAACTCGAAGGTGACGGGGTCGCGTTGAGTTCGGGCCTGGTGAATTGCCCGTTGGAGACGTTCCCGCATATTGGCGGGCAGAGCGAGTTCCTCAATCGTCTTGCCCGCGATCTCGTCGAACGAGTTGGCCCCTAACAATCGTTGCAGGGAGGGGTTGGCCGTAGTAAGGCGGTTTTGG encodes:
- a CDS encoding PAS domain S-box protein; protein product: MEVGREGIAFANSPTDWAAAVLGRLTRDLAILGLAASPWLVWWRIQTRTSRPPLVASNAPPCEADPNSELVPGRLFEALRDHGGIGMAVLRGDRIVWANAALGRFLDLPPLDLTGRALTDFLDPDDVGKSDFHKREVGQEHRSSYSMEQTYRTNKGRRRVGLTTVVPLAKLDPASLTPPAEDAPNQSPSPKGNAFPSIPVLVIIEDWTERTQAIELLRDQERLNRRILRDLPDALGRFDSQNRLTTANPSLQRLLGANSFDEIAGKTIEELALPANMRERLQRAIHQARTQRDPVTFELMSSLTSTSGPTVPAGGSYHSQRIYTCRVVLESEPAGSDSSSAVTRPPHQGGLLWIARDETERLRAEVQLRQSEALLVGLLNTSLNGVVALKAIRDGSKAIVDFRIILVNRAAEAILGLPLERLQGGCLLELRPDHQRDGLFDLYVGVVETGVPQCFDHHFGDDCPGAAWQRIAATRLDAERLALTLMDLTSIKREEAHHRQRERFIQRVADTSPSLLYLYDLEQRVVRYANRQTARLLGLPADEVAARAASRPLFDTLFPLDPQSQASDGGPPRLVPEVAEYVRALTELPPDGFLEREVEIPGPDGLPRWLSCRETLAERHPDGRPRVVLGAAQDVTERKRAQERLEESEKRYRTIVEEQSELVCRYQPDGTITYINQAYCQLLGMNRDDLIGTSFLPPIGDLETSVPGMVVSDSGVPEPLRTDHPYEQALILRDGSIRWIQWTNRALCDEHGRVLEYQAVGRDMTHQRLLNEQLHEARAQLERRVEERTRELRQANDQLTREIAERLRTEQALRDSEHLFRQLAENVEEVLWMERPSKGTTSPLGQVWEESPAALVDSPTATAPRGLPLYLSPAYQRVWERRPEPGDTVESAFLAWVHPEDQPAWREARAAQLRGLPTDLEYRIQTPSESIRWIWERVFPVVGPSGKVESLTGLAVDLTQRKRGEQAARLHLEELAHLGRLSTMGEMATAMAHELNQPLAAISNYTMGCVRRLRAGDPPAQPELIKALEAAAQEAQRAGGIIKRLRSFVRKRRPDDPIDRVEIDPGEILAEVVRLASSEIRSRSVELRQTISPHLPKVRVDLIQIEQVLLNLIRNALDAMESRPAGERVLTLTAEGVAAAEFPSQDSASGQAADPTEPAAVRFAVQDTGTGLDETILEHLFEPFATTKPHGMGFGLVISRSIIEAHGGSLQGANHPEGGALFQFFLPVASPPPGDPLDQPAVTPSISENPSPLPSPQSPST